Genomic window (Candidatus Nitrosocosmicus franklandus):
GTTTATGCGTTAGCATCAGCAGCGCGAAGGGCACGTTAAGATAATTTTTTAACCCAAAACCTTTTTTTCATACTCATATAATAGTCTCGAAATTACTACATGGGACTCTAATCCCATGTCGGAGATAGAATATTTCTTATCAAAATACACATCTACGCTTTTAGAAAAATAGCCTTTTGGAAATCCTCCTATGATAACGCATGGATTGGTAAACTGAGAAAGATCCATGGTAATCGATTCAAGATTTCTATAATTACCGGTGGTTGAAAATCCTACTACAGAATCAGATTTTATGACTTCTTTTATCAGATATCCAATATTCATTTCAGATGTCATTTCTAGCAATATTTTTCCGTCATCTGAGACTATTTTCTTATTCTTAAGAAGATTAAGCATTAATCCCTCGAATCGCATGTATGATTTTGGAATTCTAACATCATCCCCTACCAGAATAACGTTATTATCAATAGTGTGAATAAAAACCTTCAGCATATTTTTACGATATAGTGGAGTGGCCAGTGCATTTACTAATGCAATGTGAAGGATATCAGGTCGTCCTCTTTTATGAAGGTCTGCCATCCCTGAAGAAACCATAGCAAAATGATGAAAGGATCTATCCAACAGAATATCTGTAGGTCCTTTATTAAAACGGCGCATTTTTTTAAGTGAATGATGTTTATATAAATTAAGAGGAATAGTTTCGATCGAAGCATCGGCAATTATCAGACTTAGCAAATATTACAAAAGTAGGAGAGTTGGAAATTATTTAAAGATATATATAGATTGTGGAGCTCATGTATGTAAAATAATAGTTAATGAAAAAGAGCATCGCTAAACAAATAGCCTTTCAACGGGTGAAAAATTTGATAGATACCGCACTTTATTCCAGCGATGAAT
Coding sequences:
- a CDS encoding ribosome biogenesis protein produces the protein MLSLIIADASIETIPLNLYKHHSLKKMRRFNKGPTDILLDRSFHHFAMVSSGMADLHKRGRPDILHIALVNALATPLYRKNMLKVFIHTIDNNVILVGDDVRIPKSYMRFEGLMLNLLKNKKIVSDDGKILLEMTSEMNIGYLIKEVIKSDSVVGFSTTGNYRNLESITMDLSQFTNPCVIIGGFPKGYFSKSVDVYFDKKYSISDMGLESHVVISRLLYEYEKKVLG